The Flavobacterium commune genome contains a region encoding:
- a CDS encoding VanZ family protein translates to MLKKICIGAALCWTANILYLCLIRISELPEIKISYIDKYIHAFFYFVFSLLWFYALQFYFKKVSRKKLFVVVVLMAFVFGIAIELFQTFLTTSRSGDVIDVVANTAGSLLAILLIRFLGKNLFLNKIQE, encoded by the coding sequence GTGCTTAAGAAAATTTGTATCGGGGCAGCACTGTGTTGGACAGCGAATATTTTGTATCTCTGTTTAATAAGGATAAGCGAGCTTCCCGAAATTAAGATTTCATACATCGATAAATATATACACGCATTTTTTTATTTCGTGTTTAGTCTGTTGTGGTTTTATGCACTTCAGTTTTATTTTAAAAAAGTAAGTCGTAAAAAGCTTTTTGTTGTTGTTGTTCTAATGGCTTTTGTGTTTGGAATTGCAATAGAATTGTTTCAGACTTTTTTGACAACTAGCAGAAGTGGCGATGTTATTGATGTTGTAGCTAATACTGCAGGTTCTTTACTGGCTATTTTGCTTATCCGGTTTTTAGGTAAAAATTTGTTTTTAAATAAAATTCAAGAATAA
- the trxA gene encoding thioredoxin has translation MALAITDATFEEVVLKSDKPVMVDFWAAWCGPCRMVGPIIDELSNEYDGKVVVGKVDVDANQEFAAKYGVRNIPTVLVFHNGEVVGKQVGVAPKQTYADSLDALL, from the coding sequence ATGGCATTAGCAATAACAGACGCTACTTTTGAAGAAGTAGTATTGAAGTCAGACAAACCAGTTATGGTAGATTTTTGGGCAGCATGGTGTGGGCCTTGTAGAATGGTTGGGCCAATCATTGACGAACTAAGCAATGAGTACGATGGGAAAGTTGTTGTAGGGAAAGTTGATGTAGATGCAAACCAGGAATTTGCTGCTAAATACGGAGTGAGAAACATACCTACTGTATTGGTTTTTCATAACGGAGAAGTCGTAGGAAAGCAAGTAGGAGTTGCTCCTAAGCAAACTTATGCAGATAGTTTAGACGCTTTGTTGTAA
- the gcvH gene encoding glycine cleavage system protein GcvH → MNIPANLKYTKDHEWVSLEGDVATIGITHFAQKELGDIVYVEVETLDQTLEKDEVFGTVEAVKTVSDLFLPLTGEIIEFNTGLEDAPELVNSDPYGAGWMIKVKVSDLAEYDTLLTAEGYKELIGA, encoded by the coding sequence ATGAATATACCTGCAAATTTAAAGTACACTAAAGATCACGAATGGGTAAGTCTTGAAGGAGATGTTGCAACAATAGGAATTACGCATTTTGCTCAAAAAGAGTTGGGTGATATTGTTTATGTTGAAGTGGAAACTTTAGATCAAACACTTGAGAAAGATGAAGTTTTTGGTACTGTTGAAGCGGTAAAAACTGTTTCGGACTTGTTTCTACCTTTAACCGGAGAAATAATTGAATTCAACACAGGTTTAGAAGATGCTCCGGAATTAGTGAATTCAGATCCTTATGGAGCTGGCTGGATGATAAAAGTTAAGGTTTCAGATTTAGCTGAATACGATACTTTGTTAACTGCTGAAGGCTACAAAGAATTGATTGGTGCTTAA